In the genome of Streptomyces sp. V2I9, one region contains:
- a CDS encoding CoA-transferase subunit beta, producing MTDGPGRTAVAEAVEAGGPVTASELSAVVAARELAGRRTVFAGIGLPTLAVELAALTVAPGIEVVYESGVCGAHPSQLPETIADAVLITGAEAVVSLPTLFGSVLQGGHIDVGFLGAAQIDRWGNLNTSVIGEWESPTVRLPGSGGAVEVMANAREVFVVMRRHTPRSFARALDFCTTPGPDRALADGIRPLGIGVTRVVTELGVLAREGVGDELRLVAVHPGVTVEQVRAATGWELRTAGRVTTTAPPTPAELRLLREDVDPHRVYLR from the coding sequence GTGACGGACGGGCCGGGGAGGACCGCCGTGGCGGAAGCGGTCGAGGCCGGCGGCCCCGTCACCGCCTCCGAGCTGTCGGCGGTCGTCGCCGCGCGTGAACTGGCGGGCCGCCGCACGGTGTTCGCCGGGATCGGGCTGCCGACCCTGGCGGTCGAGCTGGCGGCGCTGACCGTCGCGCCGGGCATCGAGGTGGTGTACGAGTCCGGGGTCTGCGGGGCGCACCCGTCCCAGCTGCCGGAGACCATCGCGGACGCCGTCCTGATCACGGGGGCCGAGGCGGTGGTGTCCCTGCCCACCCTGTTCGGCTCGGTGCTCCAGGGCGGCCACATCGACGTGGGGTTCCTGGGGGCCGCGCAGATCGACCGGTGGGGCAACCTCAACACCTCGGTCATCGGGGAGTGGGAGAGCCCGACGGTACGGCTGCCGGGGTCCGGGGGCGCGGTCGAGGTGATGGCGAACGCCCGGGAGGTGTTCGTCGTGATGCGCCGCCACACCCCGCGCTCCTTCGCCCGCGCCCTCGACTTCTGCACCACACCGGGCCCGGACCGGGCGCTGGCGGACGGTATCCGCCCGCTGGGTATCGGCGTCACACGGGTCGTCACCGAACTCGGCGTCCTCGCGCGGGAAGGCGTCGGGGACGAACTGCGGCTGGTCGCCGTGCATCCCGGAGTGACGGTCGAGCAGGTGCGGGCCGCGACGGGCTGGGAGCTGAGGACCGCGGGCCGGGTCACGACGACGGCCCCGCCCACCCCCGCGGAGCTGCGGCTCCTGCGGGAGGATGTCGATCCGCACCGCGTCTACCTCCGCTGA
- a CDS encoding chaplin — protein sequence MKYTKVAAVAAGTLMAMGVAAPAMADAGAGAVAAHSPGVLSGNIVQAPIHIPVNVCGNTVNVIGVLNPAFGNTCANV from the coding sequence GTGAAGTACACCAAGGTTGCCGCAGTCGCCGCCGGTACGCTCATGGCGATGGGCGTCGCCGCGCCGGCCATGGCCGACGCGGGTGCCGGGGCCGTCGCCGCGCACTCCCCGGGCGTGCTGTCCGGCAACATCGTCCAGGCCCCGATCCACATTCCGGTCAACGTCTGCGGCAACACCGTCAACGTGATCGGCGTGCTGAACCCGGCCTTCGGCAACACCTGCGCCAACGTGTGA
- a CDS encoding chaplin, translating into MRQVLNKSMIVMAAASGLLAAVGGTAHADAAAEGAAVGSPGVASGNAVQVPVHIPVNVCGNTVNVIALLNPAFGNTCVNADGPKHNHPPIDEPPVDEPPVDEPPVDEPPVDEPPVDEPPVDEPPVDEPPVDKPPVDEPPVDEPPVNEPPVDEPPVYEPPTDTPGTDTPGSGTPGTGTPGPNTPGAHLADTGAADLGLAAGASAALLLGGTVLMRRARGARD; encoded by the coding sequence ATGCGACAGGTCCTGAACAAAAGCATGATCGTCATGGCGGCCGCATCAGGCCTCCTGGCGGCGGTGGGCGGCACCGCGCACGCCGACGCGGCGGCCGAGGGGGCGGCGGTCGGCTCGCCGGGAGTCGCTTCGGGCAACGCCGTGCAGGTGCCGGTGCACATCCCGGTCAACGTCTGCGGCAACACCGTCAATGTGATCGCCCTGCTGAACCCTGCCTTCGGCAACACCTGCGTGAACGCCGACGGCCCGAAGCACAACCACCCGCCGATCGACGAGCCCCCGGTCGACGAGCCGCCCGTCGATGAACCGCCGGTCGACGAACCCCCGGTCGACGAGCCGCCCGTGGACGAGCCGCCCGTGGACGAGCCGCCGGTCGACGAACCCCCGGTGGACAAGCCGCCGGTGGACGAGCCGCCGGTCGACGAGCCCCCGGTGAACGAACCGCCCGTGGACGAGCCCCCGGTGTACGAGCCGCCGACCGACACGCCCGGTACCGACACCCCCGGTTCGGGGACCCCCGGCACCGGCACGCCCGGCCCCAACACTCCGGGTGCGCACCTCGCCGACACCGGCGCCGCCGACCTGGGGCTGGCCGCCGGCGCGAGCGCCGCGCTGCTGCTCGGCGGCACGGTGCTGATGCGCCGCGCCCGCGGCGCGCGGGACTGA
- a CDS encoding rodlin, producing MKKMMAGAAVAVSLLGLSAAAAPSAMAIGNDGGTTTLNGNGAESEIGNAETEGDFSPQSQLVQGTLNKLCVGLPLKANVGSLIGVVPIAVQDVNVLSNPQNQQCADNSTQAKGDEPLSHILDDIPVLSGNGVGNN from the coding sequence ATGAAGAAGATGATGGCCGGCGCTGCAGTGGCCGTGTCCCTGCTCGGTCTGTCCGCTGCTGCGGCTCCCTCGGCCATGGCGATCGGCAACGACGGGGGAACCACCACCCTCAACGGCAACGGTGCCGAGTCGGAGATCGGCAACGCCGAGACGGAGGGCGACTTCAGCCCGCAGAGTCAGCTCGTCCAGGGCACCCTGAACAAGCTGTGCGTCGGCCTGCCCCTCAAGGCCAATGTCGGTTCGCTCATCGGTGTCGTGCCGATCGCGGTCCAGGACGTCAACGTCCTCTCCAACCCGCAGAACCAGCAGTGCGCCGACAACTCGACCCAGGCCAAGGGCGACGAGCCGCTGTCGCACATCCTGGACGACATCCCGGTCCTCTCGGGCAACGGCGTCGGCAACAACTGA
- a CDS encoding 3-hydroxyacyl-CoA dehydrogenase, giving the protein MRIRIVGAGAMGRGIAQWAASAGHTVELGDVRPEAVKEALDFVVAMLDRAVAKGRMSAAGRDASVARLVPLADPWEAGPEVELVIEAVREDLGTKAEVFGRLERALPSSAVFTTNTSSLSVTRIAATLQDPSRLAGLHFFNPVPLMRIVEVVPGAATRPEIPELLTALVEGCGHRAVTVADSPGFLVNHAGRGLVTEALALLEESVADPAGIDRIARDVLGLRMGPFELMDLTGLDVTAAVIDSIWQGFRYEDRLRPSFLTPNRVVAGLHGRKTGRGWYAYGDGVSGPAPEGPVTGDGERPVFLVRGGRPETAAYEEELAGSLEAAGARIDRGAEPSPEAVVLVPVWGTAVSAAVAEGGLPRKRTFGVEVLPAAGRRRVLAVTAAGDPAAARDARAVLARAAAGEEPYAVSVVRDTAGSVAQRLLSSVVAVGCSIAERSIATPADIDLAVTTGLGYPAGPLAWGERVGAVRMLALQRALHATTGDPRHRPTRWLTERAALGLALTDPGTSPAECSG; this is encoded by the coding sequence ATGCGTATCAGGATCGTCGGAGCCGGGGCCATGGGCCGCGGCATCGCCCAGTGGGCGGCGAGCGCCGGTCACACCGTCGAGCTGGGTGACGTACGCCCCGAGGCGGTGAAGGAAGCGCTGGACTTCGTCGTGGCGATGCTGGACCGGGCGGTCGCCAAGGGCCGGATGTCCGCCGCCGGCCGGGACGCGTCCGTGGCCCGGCTGGTTCCGCTCGCCGATCCGTGGGAGGCGGGCCCGGAGGTGGAGCTGGTGATCGAGGCCGTACGGGAGGACCTGGGCACCAAGGCCGAGGTGTTCGGGAGGCTGGAGCGGGCGCTGCCCTCCTCCGCCGTCTTCACGACCAACACCTCCTCCCTGTCGGTGACGCGGATCGCCGCGACGCTCCAGGACCCCTCGCGCCTGGCCGGACTGCACTTCTTCAACCCGGTGCCGCTGATGCGGATCGTCGAGGTGGTGCCGGGGGCCGCGACCCGGCCGGAGATCCCGGAGCTGCTGACCGCGTTGGTGGAGGGCTGCGGCCACCGGGCGGTGACCGTCGCGGACTCCCCCGGCTTCCTGGTCAACCACGCCGGACGAGGGCTGGTGACCGAGGCGCTGGCCCTGCTGGAGGAATCCGTGGCGGACCCGGCCGGGATCGACCGGATCGCGCGGGACGTCCTGGGGCTGCGGATGGGCCCCTTCGAACTGATGGACCTGACGGGCCTCGACGTGACGGCCGCGGTGATCGACTCGATCTGGCAGGGCTTCCGGTACGAGGACCGGCTGCGCCCGTCCTTCCTGACCCCGAACCGCGTGGTGGCGGGGCTGCACGGCCGCAAGACGGGCCGGGGCTGGTACGCGTACGGCGACGGGGTGTCCGGCCCCGCGCCGGAGGGCCCGGTCACCGGGGACGGGGAGCGCCCGGTGTTCCTGGTCCGGGGCGGGCGGCCGGAGACGGCGGCGTACGAGGAGGAGCTGGCCGGGTCCCTGGAGGCGGCGGGGGCCCGGATCGATCGGGGCGCGGAGCCGTCGCCGGAGGCCGTGGTGCTGGTGCCCGTCTGGGGGACGGCGGTGTCGGCGGCGGTCGCGGAGGGCGGGCTGCCCCGGAAGCGTACGTTCGGCGTGGAGGTGCTGCCGGCGGCGGGGCGGCGGCGGGTCCTCGCGGTGACGGCGGCGGGCGACCCGGCGGCCGCTCGGGACGCGCGGGCGGTGCTGGCGCGGGCCGCCGCGGGCGAGGAGCCGTACGCGGTGTCGGTGGTGCGGGACACCGCGGGCTCGGTCGCGCAGCGGCTGCTGTCCTCCGTGGTGGCGGTCGGCTGCTCGATCGCGGAGCGTTCGATCGCCACGCCCGCCGACATCGATCTGGCGGTGACCACCGGCCTCGGTTATCCGGCCGGGCCGCTGGCCTGGGGCGAGCGGGTCGGGGCCGTACGGATGCTGGCGCTCCAGCGGGCGCTGCACGCGACGACGGGCGACCCGCGCCACCGGCCGACGCGGTGGCTCACGGAACGGGCGGCCCTGGGGCTGGCCCTGACCGATCCGGGGACCTCGCCCGCCGAGTGCTCGGGCTGA
- a CDS encoding LysR family transcriptional regulator: MELRHLRAFLTVAEELHFGRAAKRLQMAQPPLSQQIRQVEKELGVQLFRRNTRSVRLTGAGEAFLDPVRTVLDDLDTAVRAARSAGKGEYGRVTIGFAGASSHETLPRLTRAVRAAHPGLELVMTGQTYADVALNRVADGSLDLGFVRLPVNRPGVEHRVIDEEELLCALPCDHPLARFDAVPLGELADEPFVSFPANTGSTVRNALTEACEGAGFTPRVVQEAPDSYTIMALVAAGVGVTLTVTSVRHIQQSGLVYRPLAGPPIRLQAALAWRADNPSAALHAVLAVARDALPTPGPGPRTGPD; encoded by the coding sequence GTGGAACTGCGCCATCTGAGAGCCTTCCTCACCGTGGCCGAGGAACTGCACTTCGGCCGGGCCGCCAAACGCCTCCAGATGGCACAGCCACCCCTGAGCCAGCAGATCCGGCAGGTGGAGAAGGAGCTCGGCGTCCAGCTCTTCCGCCGCAACACGCGCTCCGTACGGCTCACCGGCGCGGGGGAGGCGTTCCTCGACCCCGTACGGACCGTCCTCGACGACCTCGACACCGCCGTACGGGCCGCCCGCTCCGCGGGGAAGGGCGAATACGGCCGGGTCACCATCGGCTTCGCCGGGGCCTCCAGCCACGAGACGCTGCCCCGCCTCACCCGCGCCGTACGCGCCGCGCACCCCGGACTCGAACTGGTCATGACCGGTCAGACGTACGCCGACGTCGCGCTGAACCGGGTCGCCGACGGCTCGCTCGATCTGGGCTTCGTCCGGCTGCCGGTGAACCGGCCCGGAGTGGAACACCGGGTGATCGACGAGGAGGAGCTGCTCTGCGCCCTGCCCTGCGACCATCCGCTCGCCCGGTTCGACGCCGTGCCGCTCGGCGAACTGGCGGACGAACCGTTCGTCTCCTTCCCCGCCAACACCGGCTCCACCGTGCGCAACGCCCTGACGGAGGCGTGCGAGGGAGCCGGGTTCACTCCGCGCGTCGTCCAGGAGGCCCCCGACTCGTACACGATCATGGCGCTCGTCGCCGCCGGGGTCGGCGTCACGCTCACGGTCACCTCCGTACGGCACATCCAGCAGAGCGGTCTCGTCTACCGCCCCCTCGCCGGACCGCCCATCCGGCTCCAGGCGGCCCTGGCATGGCGGGCCGACAACCCCTCCGCCGCCCTGCACGCCGTGCTCGCCGTCGCCCGCGACGCCCTGCCGACCCCCGGACCCGGCCCGCGTACGGGACCCGATTGA
- the rsgA gene encoding ribosome small subunit-dependent GTPase A: MSFSFTSSSTVSSSHPLAPYGWDEDWAAAFSPYAEQGLVPGRVVRVDRGRCDVVTADGTVRADTAFVVPRDPMRIVCTGDWVALDADGDPRFVRTLLPRRTAFVRSTSSQRSEGQVLATNIDHIVICVSLAVELDLGRVERFLALALSSSEGAALLGDGTGGAYQPQPIVVLTKADLVPDAATLSHLVQDIEAIAPGVQVLPVSSTTGEGLDVFGAIVSGGTSVLLGISGAGKSTLANTLLGSDVMEVRAARDVDGKGRHTTTTRNLLVLPQGGVLIDTPGLRGVGLYDAGTGVGEVFSEIEELAADCRFHDCAHEAEPGCAVLGALEDGTLPERRLESYRKLLRENQRIVAKTDARVRAEILRDWKRKGAEGRAAMQVKRGRVR; the protein is encoded by the coding sequence TTGTCTTTCTCGTTCACTTCTTCCTCCACCGTCTCCTCCTCGCACCCGCTGGCTCCGTACGGCTGGGACGAGGACTGGGCGGCGGCCTTCTCCCCGTACGCCGAGCAGGGCCTCGTGCCCGGACGGGTCGTGCGGGTGGACCGCGGCCGATGCGACGTGGTCACCGCCGACGGCACGGTCCGCGCCGACACCGCGTTCGTGGTGCCCCGCGACCCGATGCGGATCGTCTGCACCGGTGACTGGGTGGCGCTCGACGCCGACGGTGACCCCCGGTTCGTCCGTACGCTGCTGCCGCGCCGGACCGCCTTCGTCCGCTCGACCTCCTCGCAGCGGTCCGAGGGCCAGGTGCTCGCCACCAACATCGACCACATCGTCATCTGCGTCTCGCTCGCCGTCGAACTGGATCTCGGCAGGGTCGAACGGTTCCTCGCGCTCGCCCTGTCGAGCTCCGAGGGGGCCGCGCTGCTGGGCGACGGCACCGGCGGGGCGTACCAGCCTCAGCCGATCGTGGTCCTGACCAAGGCCGACCTGGTTCCCGACGCGGCCACCCTGTCCCACCTGGTCCAGGACATCGAGGCCATCGCCCCCGGCGTCCAGGTGCTGCCCGTCAGCTCCACCACCGGGGAGGGGCTCGACGTGTTCGGCGCCATCGTCTCGGGCGGCACGAGTGTGCTGCTCGGCATCTCCGGCGCCGGCAAGTCCACCCTGGCCAACACCCTGCTCGGCAGCGACGTGATGGAGGTGCGGGCCGCGCGGGACGTGGACGGCAAGGGCCGCCACACCACCACGACCCGCAACCTGCTCGTCCTGCCGCAGGGAGGCGTCCTCATCGACACCCCCGGGCTGCGGGGCGTCGGGCTCTACGACGCCGGGACCGGGGTCGGGGAGGTGTTCTCCGAGATCGAGGAGCTGGCCGCCGACTGCCGGTTCCACGACTGCGCCCACGAGGCCGAGCCGGGATGCGCCGTCCTCGGCGCGCTGGAGGACGGCACCCTGCCCGAGCGGCGGCTGGAGAGCTACCGAAAGCTTCTCCGTGAGAACCAGCGGATCGTCGCCAAGACCGACGCACGGGTGCGCGCCGAGATCCTGCGGGACTGGAAGCGCAAGGGCGCGGAGGGGCGCGCGGCCATGCAGGTCAAGCGCGGCCGGGTGCGGTAG
- a CDS encoding DUF5949 family protein, which yields MTTPQAPVGTFTQAHLGTQILIGWSGRQPGADQDTAFLLAYSLGDGQDGPVVGREAMRAALGRAGLRVGGPIQDAAETPGIQAKLLVQAGQAVLTLPHLSAQYPAPAEWLAAAQGQGQVYGMFATTPWPEAVPGHPIGEDRLRAFVTDEDVVRTAAHCLLPVRSLG from the coding sequence ATGACCACACCCCAGGCCCCCGTCGGCACGTTCACCCAGGCCCACTTGGGCACCCAGATCCTGATCGGCTGGAGCGGCCGGCAGCCGGGCGCCGACCAGGACACCGCCTTCCTCCTCGCCTACTCGCTGGGCGACGGCCAGGACGGTCCGGTGGTGGGCCGCGAGGCGATGCGCGCCGCACTGGGGCGCGCGGGTCTCCGCGTCGGCGGCCCGATCCAGGACGCGGCCGAGACTCCGGGCATCCAGGCGAAGCTCCTCGTCCAGGCGGGCCAGGCCGTCCTGACGCTCCCTCACCTCTCGGCGCAGTACCCCGCGCCCGCGGAGTGGCTCGCCGCGGCCCAAGGGCAGGGACAGGTGTACGGGATGTTCGCCACGACCCCGTGGCCGGAAGCCGTACCCGGCCACCCGATCGGCGAGGACCGGCTGCGCGCCTTCGTCACGGACGAGGACGTCGTCCGCACGGCCGCGCACTGCCTGCTTCCGGTCCGTTCCCTGGGCTGA
- a CDS encoding rodlin: MFKKIMSSAAVAVSIVGVSAAAAPSAMAIANDGGTTTLNGNGASQAYGNSETHGDWSPQFALIQGSLNKPCIALPAKANVGSLLGVVPISVQDINVLSSPQNQQCTENSTQAKGDEALSHLLNDIPILSGNGAGNN, encoded by the coding sequence ATGTTCAAGAAGATCATGTCCTCGGCGGCCGTCGCCGTCTCCATCGTCGGCGTCTCCGCCGCGGCCGCCCCCTCCGCCATGGCCATCGCCAACGACGGCGGCACCACGACGCTCAACGGCAACGGTGCTTCGCAGGCGTACGGCAACTCCGAGACCCACGGCGACTGGAGCCCGCAGTTCGCGCTCATCCAGGGCTCGCTGAACAAGCCCTGCATCGCCCTGCCGGCCAAGGCGAACGTCGGTTCGCTGCTCGGCGTCGTGCCGATCTCGGTCCAGGACATCAACGTCCTGTCCTCGCCGCAGAACCAGCAGTGCACCGAGAACTCCACCCAGGCCAAGGGCGATGAGGCCCTGTCGCACCTGCTGAACGACATCCCGATCCTCTCCGGCAACGGCGCCGGCAACAACTGA
- a CDS encoding acetyl-CoA C-acetyltransferase, with translation MQPDVVICEPLRTPIGRFGGAFAQQTPAALAARVIAEIVARTGIDPVRVDEVILGHAYPTSEAPAIGRVAALDAGLPPTVTGSQIDRRCGSGLQAVLDAAMQIRAGFSDVVIAGGVDVMSAAPYYTHDGRWGIKGPGLQLHDALARGRVTAGGIHHPVPGGMIETAENLRRAYGISRADQDALALRSQRRAARAAAEGRYDAETVPVTVRTRKGETAITADEHPRPDTTADQLASLRPVMAKSDPDATVTAGNASGQNDAAAACLVTSAATAERLGLVPLVRLVSFARAGVPAATMGIAPVSATRAALDRAGLTLADLDLIELNEAFAAQVLACTRELGLGETDHEERINVNGSGISLGHPVGATGARILATLTRELHRSQGRYGLETMCIGGGQGLAAIFERIDG, from the coding sequence GTGCAGCCCGATGTCGTCATCTGCGAGCCCCTGCGCACCCCCATCGGCCGGTTCGGCGGGGCTTTCGCCCAGCAGACCCCCGCCGCGCTGGCCGCGCGCGTCATCGCGGAGATCGTCGCCCGGACCGGCATCGACCCCGTCCGGGTCGACGAGGTGATCCTCGGCCACGCCTACCCGACCAGCGAGGCCCCCGCCATCGGCCGGGTCGCCGCCCTGGACGCCGGACTGCCCCCCACGGTCACCGGTTCCCAGATCGACCGGCGCTGCGGCTCCGGGCTCCAGGCGGTGCTGGACGCGGCGATGCAGATCCGGGCCGGGTTCAGCGACGTCGTGATCGCGGGCGGCGTCGATGTGATGAGTGCCGCGCCCTACTACACCCACGACGGACGCTGGGGCATCAAGGGTCCCGGCCTCCAGCTCCACGACGCCCTCGCCCGCGGCCGCGTCACCGCGGGGGGCATCCACCACCCGGTCCCCGGCGGCATGATCGAGACGGCGGAGAACCTGCGCCGCGCGTACGGCATCAGCCGCGCCGACCAGGACGCCCTGGCCCTCCGCTCCCAGCGTCGCGCGGCCCGTGCCGCCGCCGAGGGCCGCTACGACGCGGAGACCGTCCCCGTCACCGTACGCACCCGCAAGGGCGAGACGGCCATCACCGCCGACGAGCACCCCCGCCCCGACACCACGGCCGACCAACTCGCTTCCCTGCGACCGGTGATGGCGAAGTCCGACCCGGATGCCACGGTCACCGCGGGCAACGCCAGCGGCCAGAACGACGCGGCCGCCGCGTGCCTGGTCACCAGCGCCGCGACCGCCGAACGGCTCGGTCTCGTCCCGCTCGTCCGCCTCGTCTCCTTCGCCCGCGCCGGAGTCCCCGCCGCGACGATGGGTATCGCCCCCGTCTCCGCCACCCGCGCCGCCCTGGACCGGGCGGGCCTCACCCTCGCCGACCTCGACCTGATCGAGCTGAACGAGGCGTTCGCCGCCCAGGTCCTGGCCTGCACACGGGAGTTGGGCCTCGGCGAGACGGACCACGAGGAGCGGATCAACGTCAACGGCTCGGGCATCTCACTCGGCCACCCGGTCGGCGCCACCGGAGCGCGCATCCTCGCCACCCTCACCCGCGAACTCCACCGCAGCCAGGGACGGTACGGCCTGGAGACGATGTGCATCGGCGGCGGCCAGGGCCTCGCCGCGATCTTCGAACGCATCGATGGCTGA
- a CDS encoding CoA transferase subunit A, translating into MERTPADGRAADKVVPLREAVARHVRDGDTVSLEGFTHLIPTAAGHEIIRQGRRGLTVVRMTADIVVDQMLAAGCVTRLVSSFVGNSSAGSLGELRRRIERADPEPLEFEEYSHYGMVCRYVAGAQRLPFHPLRSYGGSDLPAVNPAIRKVTSPYPGPDGRPEQIYVVPPVNPDVTIVHAQRADRRGNTQIWGLTGVQAEAVYAADRAIVVVEELVADEVIRADPNRTLIPAHAVDAVVVCPRGAHPSFAQGHYDRDNAFYRSWSAISADPARLRAWLEEWVYGTADHAEYVAKQGEEFWAGLAVGEALSGSVDYGRRL; encoded by the coding sequence GTGGAACGGACGCCGGCCGACGGCAGGGCGGCGGACAAGGTCGTCCCGCTGCGGGAGGCCGTCGCGCGCCATGTGCGCGACGGGGACACCGTGAGCCTGGAGGGGTTCACCCACCTCATCCCGACCGCCGCGGGCCACGAGATCATCCGGCAGGGCCGGCGCGGCCTGACCGTCGTACGGATGACGGCGGACATCGTGGTGGACCAGATGCTGGCGGCGGGCTGCGTGACGCGGCTGGTCTCGTCGTTCGTGGGCAACTCCTCCGCCGGTTCGCTCGGTGAACTGCGGCGGCGGATCGAGCGGGCCGATCCGGAGCCGCTGGAGTTCGAGGAGTACAGCCACTACGGGATGGTGTGCCGCTACGTCGCGGGGGCGCAGCGGCTGCCGTTCCATCCACTGCGCTCGTACGGCGGGAGCGACCTGCCCGCGGTCAACCCGGCCATCCGCAAGGTCACTTCGCCGTATCCGGGGCCGGACGGGCGGCCCGAGCAGATCTACGTGGTACCGCCTGTGAACCCGGATGTGACGATCGTCCACGCGCAACGCGCCGACCGCCGGGGCAACACCCAGATCTGGGGCCTGACCGGGGTCCAGGCCGAGGCGGTGTACGCGGCGGACCGGGCGATCGTGGTGGTGGAGGAGCTGGTGGCGGACGAGGTGATCCGTGCGGACCCGAACCGCACGCTGATCCCCGCGCACGCGGTGGACGCGGTGGTGGTCTGTCCGCGCGGGGCGCATCCGTCGTTCGCGCAGGGCCACTACGACCGGGACAACGCCTTCTACCGGTCCTGGTCCGCGATCAGCGCGGATCCGGCGCGGCTGCGGGCGTGGCTGGAGGAGTGGGTGTACGGGACGGCGGATCACGCGGAGTACGTGGCGAAGCAGGGTGAGGAGTTCTGGGCGGGGCTGGCGGTGGGCGAGGCGCTGAGCGGGTCGGTGGACTACGGGAGGCGGCTGTGA
- a CDS encoding rodlin: MIKKVLATGAVAASVLGLGTTQAMAIANDGGTTTLNGNGASQAYGNSETHGDWSPQFALVQGSLNKPCIALPAKANVGSLLGVVPISVQDINVLSSPQNQQCTENSTQAKGDEALSHILEDIPILSGNGAGNN; the protein is encoded by the coding sequence GTGATCAAGAAGGTTCTGGCTACGGGCGCTGTCGCCGCCTCCGTCCTCGGTCTCGGCACGACGCAGGCCATGGCCATCGCCAACGACGGCGGCACCACGACGCTCAACGGCAACGGTGCTTCGCAGGCGTACGGCAACTCCGAGACCCACGGCGACTGGAGCCCGCAGTTCGCGCTCGTCCAGGGCTCGCTGAACAAGCCCTGCATCGCCCTGCCGGCCAAGGCGAACGTCGGTTCGCTGCTCGGCGTCGTGCCGATCTCGGTCCAGGACATCAACGTCCTGTCCTCGCCGCAGAACCAGCAGTGCACCGAGAACTCCACCCAGGCCAAGGGCGACGAGGCCCTGTCGCACATCCTGGAGGACATCCCGATCCTCTCCGGCAACGGCGCCGGCAACAACTGA